One region of Paenibacillus polymyxa M1 genomic DNA includes:
- a CDS encoding conserved repeat domain protein produces the protein MFTDLLPHGLVYVPNSLTIQEKAQPGANPSTGITLPDIAPGETLTLTLQGQIREAPADGTFSNQATIEYTSRRSGGETLKKTIQTNTVDLTVIAAIPKLTLSSSALRVAQEDTLSFTLQVENIGNTPLEELLLTAPFSAKYFLVLRTVTVNSVPLPHPNLLQGIPLGQLDPDHKAVIVFSFDIESALRAYLIAQAILRYQFRYPDGRVEKQSASSNTIFVEMADFDGSLE, from the coding sequence TTGTTTACGGACCTGTTGCCGCATGGACTTGTTTATGTACCCAACAGCCTGACTATCCAAGAGAAAGCACAGCCAGGCGCTAATCCTAGCACTGGTATCACACTCCCGGATATTGCACCAGGGGAGACGCTTACGCTTACGCTCCAGGGACAAATTCGTGAAGCACCTGCAGATGGAACATTCAGCAACCAGGCTACCATCGAATATACCTCACGTCGTAGTGGTGGAGAGACCTTGAAGAAAACCATCCAAACTAATACCGTAGATTTGACTGTCATCGCAGCTATTCCTAAACTTACACTTAGCTCCAGTGCTTTGCGTGTCGCGCAAGAAGATACCCTGTCCTTTACACTCCAGGTGGAAAACATCGGAAATACTCCATTGGAAGAACTATTGCTCACAGCACCATTCTCAGCCAAATATTTCCTTGTACTTAGAACCGTCACCGTGAACTCAGTGCCGCTTCCGCATCCTAATTTGCTCCAAGGTATCCCATTAGGTCAGCTTGATCCTGACCACAAAGCCGTCATCGTCTTCTCATTCGATATCGAATCTGCACTCCGCGCGTATCTGATCGCCCAGGCCATTCTGCGCTATCAGTTCCGTTATCCAGACGGACGCGTAGAGAAACAATCTGCCTCCTCCAACACCATTTTTGTGGAGATGGCTGACTTTGACGGTTCTCTAGAGTAA
- a CDS encoding cold shock domain-containing protein, translated as MQGKVKWFNAEKGYGFIETADGGDVFVHFSAIQTEGFKTLEEGQDVEFDIVEGARGPQAANVTKL; from the coding sequence ATGCAAGGTAAAGTAAAATGGTTTAACGCAGAAAAAGGTTATGGTTTCATCGAAACGGCTGACGGCGGCGACGTATTTGTACATTTTTCCGCAATTCAAACAGAAGGCTTCAAAACACTTGAAGAAGGACAAGACGTGGAGTTCGACATCGTCGAAGGCGCACGTGGACCACAAGCCGCTAACGTAACCAAATTATAA
- the fliS gene encoding flagellar export chaperone FliS, whose translation MITSPYEKYRQSSVQTSTPSQLVVMLYDGAIRFVKAGLVALDSKDYQKVNLNLGKAQTIISELMSTLDHSYDISKSLFALYEYMNYLLIQANIKKSADPANEALGYLTELRETWVQASKLTAGAADTAIGSNHG comes from the coding sequence TTGATTACATCTCCTTATGAAAAATATCGGCAGTCTTCGGTTCAAACCTCTACTCCTTCTCAACTTGTAGTTATGTTATATGATGGAGCCATTCGCTTTGTTAAGGCGGGGCTGGTTGCTTTAGACTCTAAGGACTATCAAAAGGTTAACCTAAACCTTGGTAAAGCACAGACCATCATTAGTGAGCTTATGTCGACATTGGATCACTCCTACGATATTTCTAAAAGCTTATTTGCTCTCTACGAATACATGAATTATCTTTTAATTCAAGCCAACATAAAAAAAAGTGCAGATCCAGCCAATGAAGCTCTAGGATATCTCACCGAATTACGCGAAACCTGGGTACAGGCAAGTAAGTTGACGGCTGGCGCTGCGGATACAGCGATAGGATCCAACCATGGATGA
- the fliD gene encoding flagellar filament capping protein FliD — MRINGFSGMDIDSMVTSLMTAKKAPLNKLNQQKQILEWTRDSYRELNSKIVDFRTKLSEFKLSPAMNTQQAVVSGNTTAIKADANANASGAAMAVQVTSLAQKSNMTSESKLTSSSTDATLTTKIGDLSTSTGAADYTVTINGKSLTFSSDKTIANVINTISTDADMKVNASFDEVSGKFSITSKDYGTNLTDGSGTLKTLLGMGTIQNATAGTVRISTDGGSSFKEFTTNNNSLTVNGITLTLLSTNTSTDLARIQTQTDPAKALDTIKNFVQNYNDLLNTFGSKVKEEKYRDYQPLTDEQKKDMKENDITLWEQKAKSGLLKNDNILSSAVSSMRSVITGSLGDLSAIGITTGQYYENGKIYINEEKLKVALQSDPQKVMNIFQGSADGATPGIYSKISDEMNGTLDLLAKKAGTSKYSSDVNSIFKTESIMGKQLADYNKRISDMKSRLSDMETRYYKQFSAMEEAMNKYQSQSSSLTSFLQ, encoded by the coding sequence ATGCGTATTAACGGATTTTCCGGAATGGATATCGATAGCATGGTCACAAGTTTAATGACTGCCAAAAAAGCACCATTAAACAAGTTGAATCAACAGAAACAAATCTTGGAATGGACACGGGACAGCTATAGAGAGTTAAACAGCAAAATTGTTGATTTCAGAACTAAGCTTTCGGAGTTTAAGTTATCACCAGCGATGAATACACAACAGGCGGTTGTATCGGGAAATACGACCGCAATCAAAGCAGACGCAAATGCTAATGCGAGCGGGGCGGCGATGGCTGTACAAGTTACAAGCCTTGCGCAGAAATCGAATATGACAAGTGAGAGTAAATTGACTAGCTCTAGTACAGATGCTACGCTAACAACAAAAATTGGAGATCTATCCACCAGTACAGGTGCTGCAGATTATACAGTCACCATTAATGGGAAATCTTTAACCTTTTCTAGCGATAAAACTATAGCTAACGTTATTAATACAATTAGTACGGATGCCGATATGAAGGTTAATGCGAGTTTTGATGAAGTATCGGGTAAATTTTCCATCACATCAAAAGATTATGGAACGAATCTTACAGATGGTTCAGGTACTTTGAAAACATTATTGGGCATGGGTACAATACAAAACGCTACAGCAGGAACAGTAAGAATTAGTACGGACGGTGGTTCAAGTTTTAAGGAATTTACCACTAATAACAATTCTCTTACTGTCAATGGTATCACGCTCACCCTTTTATCAACGAACACATCTACAGATCTTGCGAGAATTCAAACTCAAACAGATCCAGCTAAAGCGCTAGATACGATCAAAAATTTCGTTCAAAATTACAATGACTTACTCAATACCTTTGGTTCGAAAGTTAAAGAGGAAAAATACCGTGATTATCAGCCACTTACAGATGAACAAAAGAAAGACATGAAAGAGAATGATATTACACTTTGGGAACAAAAGGCTAAAAGTGGCCTTCTCAAAAACGATAATATCCTATCCTCTGCAGTCTCCTCGATGCGTTCAGTGATTACAGGAAGTCTCGGTGATCTAAGCGCAATAGGCATTACAACTGGACAATACTATGAAAATGGGAAAATATATATCAATGAGGAGAAGCTCAAGGTTGCTTTACAGAGCGACCCTCAAAAAGTCATGAATATTTTTCAGGGTAGTGCAGACGGCGCTACTCCAGGGATATACAGTAAAATCAGTGACGAAATGAACGGAACATTGGACTTACTAGCTAAGAAGGCAGGTACATCCAAGTATAGTTCTGATGTAAATAGTATATTTAAAACAGAAAGTATTATGGGCAAGCAGCTTGCGGATTACAATAAACGAATTTCTGACATGAAAAGCCGACTTAGTGATATGGAAACACGCTATTACAAACAATTCTCAGCCATGGAAGAAGCTATGAATAAATACCAATCCCAGTCGTCCAGTCTGACAAGTTTTTTACAATAG
- a CDS encoding flagellar protein FlaG: MNLQFSLSTNVASSTSSTRSQLSDSDVTQSSMLLRAAKTGIDLSRLEQQGVSISLGEEQLIKAIDRAVKALQGPSTTLEVSVHEKTHQIMVKVLNKESGELIREIPPEKTLDLVAKMMEIAGILVDQKA; encoded by the coding sequence ATGAATCTACAGTTTTCACTTTCTACCAATGTGGCAAGTTCCACGTCGAGTACGAGAAGTCAACTAAGTGATTCAGATGTTACTCAGAGCAGCATGCTTCTGCGGGCAGCAAAAACCGGGATTGATTTAAGTAGGCTTGAACAGCAAGGAGTTAGCATTTCGCTTGGTGAGGAACAGCTAATTAAGGCAATAGATCGAGCAGTTAAGGCTCTACAGGGTCCTTCCACAACATTAGAAGTTAGCGTACATGAAAAGACACACCAAATTATGGTGAAAGTCCTGAATAAAGAGAGCGGAGAACTGATACGTGAAATTCCCCCAGAAAAAACATTGGACCTAGTAGCTAAGATGATGGAAATAGCAGGAATCCTAGTAGACCAAAAAGCGTAA
- a CDS encoding class I SAM-dependent methyltransferase: MKLSSGGNLILMGASKVDNISCPICKSTNIAAVLTRKNIPVYQNLLINTSEDAKQIPKGDLEIVRCIDCGFVYNCIFDENKVIYNSAYENTQSYSSYFDDYLNDLVNTLVTKKGVCNMNIVEIGCGKGFFLKKLVEAGDNYGYGFDPSYIGPEVDLNGRLKFEKRLYDEESIHINADAILCRHVIEHIPDPLILLKSLRKTLVHSPNARVFFETPCVDWIFNNKIMFDFFYEHCSYFNKHSISKVFELAGFDVLSIEHIFNGQYMWVEARPVEGARNAQNTNYSECSDTSSIDFTQNEVEWKRRALKQFSEYSKLGKTAVWGAGAKGVTLLNLIDPELKFIDCVIDVNPNKVGNYLPGTGHEIVGIESLSNKGLSTIIVTNSNYLDEIIKVVKQKGLKIKLVDIENWYTQQV, encoded by the coding sequence ATGAAACTGTCCAGTGGTGGCAATCTAATCTTAATGGGGGCAAGTAAGGTGGATAATATTAGCTGTCCAATATGTAAATCAACAAATATAGCTGCAGTTTTAACTCGTAAAAACATCCCTGTATATCAAAATTTGTTGATTAATACCTCGGAAGATGCGAAACAGATTCCAAAAGGCGATTTAGAGATCGTCAGGTGTATAGATTGTGGTTTTGTTTATAATTGCATCTTTGATGAAAACAAAGTTATTTATAATAGTGCTTATGAGAATACACAGTCATACTCTTCTTATTTTGATGATTATTTAAATGATCTAGTGAATACGCTTGTTACTAAAAAAGGCGTATGTAACATGAATATAGTAGAAATTGGTTGCGGAAAAGGTTTTTTTCTAAAAAAATTAGTTGAGGCCGGCGATAATTATGGATATGGATTTGATCCAAGCTACATTGGACCTGAGGTGGACCTCAATGGCAGATTAAAATTCGAGAAGAGACTATACGATGAAGAGAGTATTCACATTAATGCAGATGCTATTCTGTGTCGGCATGTTATTGAACATATCCCTGATCCTTTAATATTGCTCAAGTCTTTAAGAAAGACACTAGTACATTCTCCAAATGCTAGGGTGTTTTTTGAGACGCCATGTGTTGACTGGATTTTTAATAATAAGATAATGTTTGATTTTTTTTACGAGCATTGTTCTTATTTTAATAAACATTCGATTTCTAAAGTATTTGAATTGGCTGGATTTGATGTATTAAGTATAGAACATATTTTTAATGGTCAATACATGTGGGTAGAAGCTAGGCCAGTAGAAGGCGCGAGAAACGCACAAAATACAAATTACTCAGAATGTAGTGACACAAGCAGCATTGATTTTACCCAAAACGAAGTCGAGTGGAAACGAAGAGCGCTGAAGCAGTTTTCTGAATATTCTAAATTAGGAAAAACTGCTGTTTGGGGAGCGGGGGCTAAGGGCGTAACATTGTTAAATTTAATTGATCCTGAGTTAAAATTTATTGATTGTGTAATAGATGTCAATCCAAATAAAGTAGGTAATTATTTGCCTGGAACAGGGCATGAGATAGTTGGGATAGAAAGCTTAAGCAATAAGGGACTGTCAACAATTATAGTAACGAATTCGAATTATCTTGATGAGATTATAAAAGTAGTTAAACAAAAAGGACTTAAAATCAAACTTGTCGATATTGAGAATTGGTATACTCAGCAGGTATGA
- a CDS encoding NAD-dependent epimerase/dehydratase family protein, translated as MKKKIIVTGANGFIGSHVIDELGITGDEVYAITSKVDLKINTSNVTWVKANLHDDNQIDEIFSIVTSPTHLLHLAWDTTPGHYQNSSSNFKWVSASLSLFDRFRVAGGKRIVGVGSCFEYDSSQEGCKESDTPLNYNTIYGSSKNSLYQMLMTYSQHFGISSAWARIFYLYGPREHRLRLVPSVILSLLDGEKAKCSHGLQIRDYLYVKDVARAVVKLLDSEVSGPVNIGSGTPIRLSEIIYKIADIIGHKELVHLGAIPTSVDEPKIVLADITKLKGSTDWNPLFTLEEGLHETVQWWQSNLNGGK; from the coding sequence ATGAAAAAAAAAATAATTGTAACAGGAGCCAATGGATTTATTGGAAGCCATGTAATAGATGAATTAGGGATTACGGGAGATGAAGTATACGCTATTACATCAAAAGTTGATCTCAAAATAAATACCAGTAATGTTACATGGGTGAAAGCTAACTTACACGATGATAATCAAATCGATGAAATTTTCTCTATTGTCACTTCACCCACGCATCTTCTGCATCTAGCGTGGGACACTACACCAGGGCATTACCAGAATTCATCTTCGAACTTTAAGTGGGTTAGCGCGAGTCTTTCTTTATTTGATCGGTTTCGTGTTGCTGGAGGTAAACGAATTGTAGGAGTGGGCTCTTGCTTCGAATATGATTCAAGTCAAGAGGGATGTAAAGAGTCTGATACTCCCCTGAATTATAATACTATCTACGGATCGAGTAAAAACTCACTATACCAAATGCTGATGACGTATTCACAGCACTTTGGAATTTCTAGTGCATGGGCACGGATTTTTTATCTATACGGCCCTCGTGAGCATCGACTACGTTTGGTTCCTTCGGTGATTTTATCTTTACTGGATGGTGAGAAGGCAAAATGTTCCCACGGATTGCAAATTCGTGATTATTTGTATGTTAAAGATGTAGCACGAGCGGTGGTGAAGCTCTTAGACAGTGAAGTAAGTGGCCCTGTTAACATTGGTTCAGGCACGCCAATACGCCTATCGGAGATTATCTATAAAATTGCTGATATTATTGGTCATAAGGAATTAGTCCATCTAGGAGCTATCCCAACTTCAGTGGATGAACCTAAAATTGTTTTAGCGGATATAACGAAGCTGAAAGGAAGTACGGATTGGAATCCTTTATTTACTTTAGAAGAAGGATTACATGAAACTGTCCAGTGGTGGCAATCTAATCTTAATGGGGGCAAGTAA
- the rfbC gene encoding dTDP-4-dehydrorhamnose 3,5-epimerase, with protein MIFTETVLSGVYLIGLELLTDVRGHFARAWCQDEFKSHGLECSFVQCNISYNEKKGTLRGLHYQAPPYEEVKIVRCTKGSIYDVIVDLRPDSPTYKQWLSIELSDKNYKMLYIPKGFAHGYQTLSDNTEVFYQVSQMYKAEYARGVKWDDPEFNIEWPEEEKRIMSEKDQNCDRYRS; from the coding sequence ATGATATTTACGGAAACTGTATTATCAGGGGTGTATTTGATCGGATTAGAGCTATTAACTGATGTGCGAGGACATTTTGCCAGAGCCTGGTGCCAAGATGAGTTTAAGTCACATGGTCTGGAGTGTTCATTCGTTCAATGTAATATCTCTTATAACGAAAAAAAAGGAACACTGCGGGGATTACATTATCAGGCACCTCCCTACGAAGAAGTGAAAATAGTTCGTTGTACGAAAGGATCTATTTATGATGTTATCGTTGATTTGAGGCCAGATTCTCCAACTTATAAACAGTGGCTTTCTATTGAGTTGTCAGATAAAAATTACAAGATGCTCTACATACCCAAGGGTTTCGCACATGGTTATCAAACATTGTCTGATAATACGGAGGTTTTTTATCAGGTGAGCCAGATGTATAAAGCGGAATATGCCCGCGGAGTAAAATGGGATGATCCTGAATTTAATATAGAATGGCCTGAAGAAGAAAAGAGAATTATGTCAGAAAAAGACCAGAATTGTGACAGGTATCGGTCATGA
- a CDS encoding cephalosporin hydroxylase family protein, with the protein MDRERFELEKKENIKRQATDVKLRNTARDFILQQFEHNYTYNFTWLGMPIIQFPQDIISLQEIIWKVKPDVIIETGIARGGSIIFHSSMQRLIGNNGIVIGIDIDIRSHNREAIENHPFANHVYLIEGDSTSFEVMDQVKELISGGKSVLVILDSNHTHDHVLKELEVFSPLVTNGSYLVVLDTIVEDMPDHFFKDRPWRAGNSPKSAVKQFLKENKRFTVDRDIEDKLLITVAPEGYLKCVSD; encoded by the coding sequence GTGGATAGAGAGCGTTTCGAGTTAGAGAAAAAAGAGAACATTAAACGACAGGCCACAGATGTAAAGTTGAGAAATACTGCACGTGATTTTATTCTCCAACAGTTTGAACATAACTATACTTACAATTTTACATGGTTGGGAATGCCTATTATTCAATTTCCTCAAGATATTATTTCTTTGCAAGAAATCATTTGGAAAGTAAAACCTGATGTAATTATTGAAACAGGTATTGCACGTGGTGGTTCAATTATTTTCCATTCATCCATGCAAAGGCTGATTGGTAACAATGGAATAGTCATAGGAATAGATATTGACATTAGGTCTCATAATCGGGAAGCAATAGAAAATCATCCATTCGCAAATCATGTCTATTTAATTGAGGGCGATTCTACTAGCTTTGAAGTTATGGATCAAGTAAAGGAGCTCATTTCAGGAGGTAAATCTGTTCTGGTCATACTGGATTCTAACCATACTCACGATCACGTTCTTAAAGAGTTGGAGGTATTTTCCCCTTTAGTTACTAATGGGAGCTATTTAGTTGTATTAGATACAATTGTTGAAGATATGCCGGATCATTTTTTCAAGGACCGCCCGTGGAGAGCGGGTAATAGTCCCAAAAGTGCTGTTAAACAATTCTTGAAGGAAAACAAGCGTTTCACTGTCGATAGAGATATCGAGGATAAACTTTTAATAACCGTTGCTCCTGAAGGATATCTGAAATGTGTATCTGACTAA
- the rfbG gene encoding CDP-glucose 4,6-dehydratase — protein sequence MLFWKGKKVLITGHTGFKGSWISIWLQKLGAEVMGFSMEPLTTPNLFSQAEVGSGMQTTYGDIRDFNQLKQLICSFEPEIIFHMAAQSLVRKSYLDPLETFSTNIIGTANLFEAARSVDSLRVIINVTSDKCYENKEWIWGYRENEPLGGSDPYSASKGCAELITTSYRSSFFSDGPSVASVRAGNVIGGGDWAEDRLVPDIIRSIVSNKIIFIRNPCSVRPWQHVLEPLYGYLLLAERMWFDGKEYGDSWNIGPGDQEAVSVETLLRLFENAWGESLNIQYDDKGNHPHEANYLRLDCSKAKLKLGWSSLLSVDTSIDWVVDWTRAYIQGEDMRRVTLNQISYFEEIIKEHSHHE from the coding sequence ATGCTATTTTGGAAGGGTAAAAAAGTTTTGATAACCGGGCATACCGGTTTTAAAGGGAGTTGGATCTCGATCTGGTTGCAAAAACTGGGGGCAGAAGTAATGGGGTTCTCAATGGAACCCCTGACTACTCCCAATCTATTTAGTCAGGCTGAAGTAGGAAGTGGTATGCAAACAACATACGGAGATATTCGGGACTTTAACCAACTGAAGCAACTCATATGTTCGTTTGAACCGGAAATTATCTTTCATATGGCGGCTCAGTCTCTAGTGCGAAAATCGTATCTCGATCCTTTGGAGACATTCTCAACCAATATTATAGGAACTGCCAATTTGTTTGAGGCTGCTCGTTCAGTAGACAGTCTCCGAGTTATCATTAACGTTACGAGCGATAAATGCTATGAAAATAAAGAGTGGATATGGGGTTATAGGGAGAACGAACCACTCGGTGGCAGTGATCCCTATAGTGCAAGTAAAGGTTGTGCGGAATTAATTACAACCTCGTATCGAAGCTCCTTTTTTAGCGACGGACCTTCAGTAGCTAGCGTACGTGCTGGTAACGTAATAGGGGGAGGAGATTGGGCAGAAGACCGTTTGGTGCCTGATATCATCCGCTCAATTGTAAGTAATAAAATTATCTTTATCCGGAATCCGTGTTCAGTTAGACCCTGGCAACATGTTTTAGAACCGCTGTACGGGTACTTACTATTAGCAGAAAGAATGTGGTTTGATGGTAAAGAGTATGGTGATTCATGGAACATCGGTCCTGGGGACCAAGAAGCTGTATCAGTAGAAACATTGCTTCGGTTGTTTGAAAATGCATGGGGTGAATCTTTAAATATCCAATATGATGATAAAGGTAACCATCCACACGAAGCCAATTATCTAAGATTGGACTGCTCAAAAGCAAAGTTGAAGTTGGGATGGTCTTCTCTCTTATCTGTTGATACAAGCATAGATTGGGTCGTGGATTGGACTCGAGCTTACATTCAAGGTGAGGATATGCGTCGAGTAACATTAAATCAAATATCGTATTTCGAAGAGATCATAAAGGAGCATAGCCATCATGAATAG
- the rfbF gene encoding glucose-1-phosphate cytidylyltransferase, with translation MKAVILAGGYGTRISEETHLKPKPMIEIGGHPILWHIMKIYSYYGINDFVICLGYKGYLIKEYFANYYLHMSDVTFDMRGNNMEIHNNNSEPWRVTLVDTGLETMTGGRLKRIQKYIGNETFCFTYGDGVSNVNITELINFHRRSGTQATLTGVQPPGRFGALDILENRITSFEEKPQGDGSWINGGYFVLEPEVFSLIKDDSVIWEAGPLEKLAQGNQLSAFKHPGFWQPMDTLRDKVKLEEMWGKKEAPWKVWDS, from the coding sequence ATGAAGGCGGTTATTCTAGCAGGAGGATATGGAACCAGAATCAGTGAGGAGACTCATTTAAAGCCAAAACCTATGATTGAGATTGGCGGCCACCCGATCCTTTGGCATATTATGAAAATCTATTCCTATTACGGGATCAATGATTTTGTTATTTGTCTTGGCTACAAAGGATATCTGATTAAGGAGTATTTCGCCAATTACTACTTGCACATGTCTGATGTCACTTTTGACATGAGAGGTAACAACATGGAGATTCACAATAATAATAGTGAGCCATGGAGAGTAACATTAGTAGATACCGGACTTGAAACAATGACGGGTGGACGCCTTAAAAGGATACAAAAATATATAGGCAATGAAACCTTTTGTTTTACTTACGGAGATGGGGTCTCTAATGTCAATATTACTGAACTTATTAATTTCCACCGTAGATCAGGAACACAAGCTACTCTAACGGGTGTACAACCTCCAGGACGATTTGGAGCATTAGATATATTGGAAAATAGAATAACTAGTTTCGAGGAAAAACCACAAGGTGACGGAAGCTGGATAAATGGAGGATACTTTGTCTTGGAACCAGAAGTATTCAGTCTTATTAAGGATGATAGCGTGATTTGGGAGGCAGGACCGTTAGAGAAGCTCGCCCAAGGTAATCAGTTATCGGCATTTAAACATCCTGGTTTCTGGCAACCTATGGATACATTAAGAGATAAAGTAAAGCTCGAGGAGATGTGGGGAAAGAAAGAAGCTCCGTGGAAAGTGTGGGATTCGTAA